The DNA region tttttatttttggaTTGATTGGAAGGAAAGGAGGGAGTTTCTCTCACCattgggggtgagggttgtttgATATATATggctttgttttgtttgggaGTGATTATTATGTAAttttgggaatgggaatgggggaaATATTTAGATACCAAGTTTTAAAGATaaaagatggagatgggggttgaTATGGGAAAACGGAGGGCgcgggggggggttgagaggggaggggtatAGGGGTATAGGGGTGTTGGGTgttgggtgtggtggtggtatttgGAGATATAGGTGAGATAGGGTggaataaatataaagtCAAGAGTTGAAGCTTTTTATGATGTCTTGGACTGTTATGGTGGTGATACACATATGTGATGTCTGTCGATCGTCGATCGGTATTTGTAAACAACCCgaacccttttttttcttttttcttttcttggcTGTGAGGGGTTTGGTCACTACCTATCAAATCGTATATTTGGGGTCCAAAAAGGTGTCCATTCTGGTGTTGTACGAGGGAGAGTCCCCGGGTGGCTGGAAAAGGCCGAACCCAGTGGGCCTTACTGACTAATCTCACTacccaaccccagcccctgaatctccaacaacaacctttcCTCACAAACAAACCAGAACACACGCTCACGTTACACCAACCCCCTGAAACCGACTTCACACCACTTCTCGGTGTGGCTTCTCTTTTTGGTCCGGAACTTTGATCCTGACCTGAAAAAGATATCGTTTTTTTTGTGGTGGTACTGGTGTGCGTGCTGGATGCAGCGATGTTCCACCTAGCAGCATGCTACCTCAAGCCAAACGAGGAAGGAATCATGAGGTTGCACACCGCCTTCAAGCTGGCCGAGGaaaagggagggaagggatTTGCTGCTGCGAGTGGTAGTAATGTGGAAAAGGTTAacggagaggaaggggtggacCGGAAGCAAAAAGGAGAGCAAGGGGTTCGGGAGGATCACAGAGATGAAGTGAATAAaaaggatgagaaggatgaGGGTATTGCCGAGAgaaaagatggagaaggcgacATTGTTGAGATTTTGGCTTGACATGACGGAAGTTTTTTTTGAAGGGGGATTGCAGAGGAATGGTCGGTCTTGGTGTTTTTGCCCACGACGGTGCAAGGTGTGAATGAAGCACGGCTGTCAATCtaacatacctacctagcaAAGCAGAACCCGCCATCTTCATAAATCCCAGCATCTTTTCTCAATAGTAAATCTCAAAGCTGATATTGCGCTACGGCAGCATATCGCCGCACGTCATACTCTCTATTCTCGCTGCTTacacccgccccccccctcctcccctttccccacAAGAGTAAAGCACCCAGGGTATATACACCCATCGACCCCAActttcccaaccccaaaaaatATCACAAACGCCGAAACCCCATTTTGTATGAACCCTCCTTTTATTTCTCCCAAAAATGCCagtccaacccctccatgGTATCATTGTACGTGAAATAGGTagccttccttccccccccccacctccccaaagaACTCCTCAACATGTCAGTCtttccccctcatccccaccatccctcaCTCCACTCTCTCTTAAAATCAACACAGAGCTCCTCTGTGCTCAGCACCGCCCACTCCTAGTTAGGCTGAACAGCCAGAGCAGCCTGCAGCGACTCCAACAACTCCTGATCTTGGTGATCAGGGGTGGAATGATGATTAGGAGGTATTGGCAACCCGGGAACTGCCGGCGGCGAGGCCTGTGCTGGTGACGGCTGGGCTGTCGAGGCctggggctggggctggTATGCCGTTTGAGCCGGCTGAGCCggtcgtggtggtgccggcgaCGGCTGCGATGTTGTTGGCGAGGGGATGTGACGGTGTGGTTGTGCCTGAGGCTGAGCCTGCTGCTGGACTTGTTGCTGGGCCTgccggtgttgatggtgcgTTTGCTGCTGTGATTGCGGTGGCTGGGGCGCCTGAGCctggtgctgttgttgttgctgttgttgatgctgctgtAATTGTTGAGGATGCGCTTGCTGAACATGCTGCTGATGAGAATGTTGTCGCTGAGCTTGCTGGTTTTGCTGGACTTGTTGAAGCTGCTGagcctgttgttgctgttgctgtgcaGGCCGACTGTGTTGGAcctgttggtgttgttgtacCTGCTGACCctgatgatgttgagggaCCTGCTGAAGTTGCTGGGCCTGCTGAAGTTGCTGGGCCTGCTGATGCTGAGCCTGCTGATGCTGAGCCTGTTGGGCTTGCGGAGCGTGCTGGTGTTGCGCAGCAGGCTGGTGTGACATCGTTTGTTGTCGTTGCGGAGctggcggctgctgctgagcttGATGCTGCGGAGCCTGATATTGCTGGGCCtggagctgctgctgtgcttgATGCAGCTGCGACTGAGTCTGACGGTGGCCTTGTTGCTGGCCTTGCTGCTGAACAGGTTGTTGAACAGGCTGCTGAACATGTTGCTGAGCGTGTTGCTGACCCTGGTTCTGCTGTTGCGGACTTTGTCTGttctgttgctgctgttgctgctgggcttgGTTCTGGTGAGGCTGGTGAGGCTGATGAGCCTGGTGCTGTTGGGcctggtgatgaggagaagaCGGCTGTGGCTGCAAGTGATGATACTGCGGCTTACTTGGAGGCTGCATCGACGTGCTCGGAGCCGGCGCCGGGGCTATGGACGGAAACGATGTAACCTTTGGTAGGCCGTGGTGTTCCTGAGGCTCCGACTTGACCATTGGTGAGATGGGCACCGGAGGCAAACCGCCCGATGTTGCCGTAGTCGTATTGCCATTCATAGGCCCGCTCACGCCCGGGGTGGTTGGGCTTGCCCGCGGAGCTTGCACACTTGAATGTGGGCCGGGCATCACGGACTGGTTGTTGTGTTGCATATTCGACAGCGCCATCATTGTCTGCAGCCTGGcctgttcttcttggctATTCTGCcgcgccttctcctcggcttcCTTTCTTGCTGCCTGGGTCGGAGCCCGAGTCTTGAGCTCTCCTGTGACGTGTTGCAGATAGTACGGCATTTCCGAGTTCGTCTTGAGGAAAAATAGCTTCAGATTCCTTGCCTTGTCCTTCAGCTGGACCTGAGTGCGATCCCTCAGGATGGTTGAAATGGTTCCGTGCGGTCCAAAAAGACCGAGAATTTGACTCCAATGGGGACCCTTCACCATGTCCAAACCAGCCATGAgagccttctcctcttcaggACTCCAAGGCCTCCGAGTCGAATGCAGGCCTTCGCGCCTCGACGTATTAGATGACTTTGCAACAGCAGCCTGCCGAGCCTTTTCGTACAGAGCCGCAGTGGGTAAAGACTGATTTGGTGGAAGGCCATTCTCGTTCGTGGCAGCTGGAGCAGCCGGGGCTGCTGGCGCGGGGCTCTGTGTGTACGTCTGATATTGgccctggtgttgttgattcATTTGCGCAATGTAGTGAGGATGGGCCGGGGCGTGTCCGAGATTTGCGGTCCCGACAGTCCCCGAGTATATCATAgtcgaggtggtggggagccCATGCGGCGGCTCTTCTGGGATTTTCGGAAGGCTGGCTGCGATTAGATTCGCCAATTCGGTAGTCGAGCTATTCATGTCATGCTGTCCAGCGGAAGAGTCCTTAATCAGCCCGCTCAGGTCATGCGACAAGGACGAATCCTTGGCCAACTCCTGCTCGATGAGCTTTTTCAATGTTTCGTCATCATGTTGACCTGACAGATCTTCGCCGTCGAGTTCTTTGGTTTCCCCAGCCATCGGAAGTTGCGCTGTTGCAAGCCTCAGCGTTTCAGCAAGGCTGTCGTGCTGCTCCTCGATTTCCATATTCGTGGCCAGAActggctcctcctcttgtGTGGGTATGTTGATGCCGTAGCTCCTGGCGTAGTCAACTATAACAGCCAGGTGGCCTTGCAAAAACAAGCTCAGCAACTCGGAGATTCTCTCGGGTGACGATTGCTCCGCCAACGACCCTGTTCTTGTCAGTCCACCGACATTC from Podospora pseudopauciseta strain CBS 411.78 chromosome 6, whole genome shotgun sequence includes:
- the TBF1 gene encoding TTAGGG repeat binding factor (COG:K; EggNog:ENOG503NXYW), which gives rise to MADTMLAGLEADLFAAFNNSSNDDVPMPDADSPIKADPEQPPSQQAPDVAPEKTAAPTAPAPPPPPPPPTSQHGEATTTTTPTPTPTVPAAPTTPATPATPLISTAAAVSSLPPPSTPAPVPSPAPNLLAATPTTALDAQSPSVQIEQLLASAQAQTDALVHQSPSQALLPQPTMSQPPADSQTPIDPSPGVPVTAQMPSEAKRPRSPDLDDDDSLAKRLKMEFAQHEAQLGHPEQAGHGEMNGHDMAPVDLETMLNNALADYDVNVVRTTNPIPATPEVEKTRNKIANFTRHSFYHMRSMSLLNMGSFAVQILIRLSQNTKADTDALLAHTESEFYKAYGMLWNVFESTRKMYSDSHLLSVDELEITDSEDRETIRMSNLASVAGMVFGSGDVTLKDVHDSFFSVFIPEDGEYKDSLTELLVSLKTRLFLDALNHQPPQPALGVLDTLFPARFDEVLKNRSGDLALNPDEERLVGQVRERRELLVQSAADESIKRSLAEQSSPERISELLSLFLQGHLAVIVDYARSYGINIPTQEEEPVLATNMEIEEQHDSLAETLRLATAQLPMAGETKELDGEDLSGQHDDETLKKLIEQELAKDSSLSHDLSGLIKDSSAGQHDMNSSTTELANLIAASLPKIPEEPPHGLPTTSTMIYSGTVGTANLGHAPAHPHYIAQMNQQHQGQYQTYTQSPAPAAPAAPAATNENGLPPNQSLPTAALYEKARQAAVAKSSNTSRREGLHSTRRPWSPEEEKALMAGLDMVKGPHWSQILGLFGPHGTISTILRDRTQVQLKDKARNLKLFFLKTNSEMPYYLQHVTGELKTRAPTQAARKEAEEKARQNSQEEQARLQTMMALSNMQHNNQSVMPGPHSSVQAPRASPTTPGVSGPMNGNTTTATSGGLPPVPISPMVKSEPQEHHGLPKVTSFPSIAPAPAPSTSMQPPSKPQYHHLQPQPSSPHHQAQQHQAHQPHQPHQNQAQQQQQQQNRQSPQQQNQGQQHAQQHVQQPVQQPVQQQGQQQGHRQTQSQLHQAQQQLQAQQYQAPQHQAQQQPPAPQRQQTMSHQPAAQHQHAPQAQQAQHQQAQHQQAQQLQQAQQLQQVPQHHQGQQVQQHQQVQHSRPAQQQQQQAQQLQQVQQNQQAQRQHSHQQHVQQAHPQQLQQHQQQQQQQHQAQAPQPPQSQQQTHHQHRQAQQQVQQQAQPQAQPHRHIPSPTTSQPSPAPPRPAQPAQTAYQPQPQASTAQPSPAQASPPAVPGLPIPPNHHSTPDHQDQELLESLQAALAVQPN